The Actinomadura graeca nucleotide sequence GGCGGACGGCGCCCGGTCCGAGAGCGGCGGGACGGTCGGGGCGGTCGCCGTCGACGGCTCGCGCAACGTGGCCGCCGCGACGTCCACGGGTGGCCTGACCAACAAGCAGGCCGGCCGGGTCGGCGACACCCCGGTCATCGGCGCCGGGACGTACGCCGACAACCGCACCGTGGCCGTCTCCAGCACCGGGACCGGCGAGGTCTTCATCCGCGGCGTCGCGGCGCACGACGTCTCGGCCCTCATGGAATACGCGCGCGTGCCCGTGGCCAGGGCCGCCGCGACGGTCGTCAACCAGAAGATCACCGCGCTCGGCGCGACCGGCGGCGTGATCGCCCTGGACACCGGCGGGACGCTCGCGTCACCGCACAGCACCAAGGGGATCATCAACGGCTACGTGACCGAGGACGGCACGGTCACGACCAGGCTCTACGACGACGAGACCCCGGCCGGCTAGGCGGCGGCTACCGGCGGGGACGCAGCCGCAGGCGCATCCGGGCGGCCTCCGCGTGGATCTGGGTCTCGGTCTCCAGGAGCCTGCTCTCGGCCTGCTCGGTCCGCAGCCGGGCGCGCATCTCCCGGAAGCTCGGGGTGCGTTTCCGCTCACGCGCCGCGGCGGCGTGGCGGGCACGGCGGGGCGAACGGCCGCGTGTGAACCGGTCCAACAAGCCCATCGTCCTCACTCCTCAACCTCAAGCCCGATCGACTGACGGGCCCTTTACCCCCCTTTTGCCCTTTCATCCCGTCCGGGCGGCCGGAAACGGCCGCCCGGACCGTCCGCCGACATGCGCCTGGACGGCACCTTCCGGCTACGCATTTGGGACACTCGGTCTCTCTTCGCTTGTTAGGGTCCCCCCTTTCGGAGGGGGTTCTCAACATTGAGCAGCGGCCATGCCGGCCGGGGACGGGGATACTCAGGTGACCGAGCTCCAGCGGTGGGACACCGACTCCGGGACGATCGTCGTCGAGGGGGACGACGAGATGGTCGGCTTCGCGCCGGTGGTGCGGAACCCGGGTGAGGTCGCGCGGGTGGTGAACGTGCGGTTCGAGGAGGCGCTGAAGACCTTCCGCGACTCCGCGGCCTCGGCGCTCACGGTCTTCCGCGACGACGCCCTGCGCCCCGACGAGATCGAGATCGAGTTCGGGCTGAAGCTGAACGCGGAGGCGGGCGCCGTGCTGGCGAAGGCCGCCGCCGAGGGCCACCTCAAGGTGACGTTGCGCTGGGCGAAAGACGAGGCGCCGGGGGCGTGACCGGGGACCTGCGGTGGCGTGTCCGCGTCGAGGCCGGCGGCCAGGTCGGGGCGGGCATCCTGGCCCACCACCGGGGCCCGAGCCGCCTCGGCGACGTGATCACGCGGATGCCCGCCCGGGACCTGGTCGAGGCCGCGGCCGAGCCGCCCGCGGAGCGGTGGCTCATCGGGCCGGTGTGCGCGGAGCTCCAGCGGCGGAAGGACGGGGCGGAGGCGGAGCCCGCCCTGCGGCACCACGGCTACCTCGCCGACCAGCTCGCGGCCGTCCACCCAGGACGCGGGGACGTGCAGGTCAGGCAGCTGACCGGTCTCCTCGCCGCCTGCTACGGCCCCGCGCTGTCGCCCGAGGAGTTCGACCGGGTCGTCGGTGCCGGCGCGACGTTGCCGCCCGCCCCCCTGCTCGGCGCCGCGCTGGCGCTGTACGGCCCCGGCGCCGGGGAGCGGCTGCTCACCGTCACGCTCGCCGGGATGTTCGCCGACGCCGGGTTCGACGAGGAGACCCTCGGCAGGCTCCGGCGCGCCCTCGGTGAGGACAGGCCGCCACGCCGCCCCCGCCGGTGACCGCCCGCGCCGTCCGCCGTCCGCCCTCGACCGCGATGCGGCCT carries:
- a CDS encoding CU044_2847 family protein encodes the protein MTELQRWDTDSGTIVVEGDDEMVGFAPVVRNPGEVARVVNVRFEEALKTFRDSAASALTVFRDDALRPDEIEIEFGLKLNAEAGAVLAKAAAEGHLKVTLRWAKDEAPGA